Proteins encoded within one genomic window of Vespula vulgaris chromosome 16, iyVesVulg1.1, whole genome shotgun sequence:
- the LOC127069734 gene encoding facilitated trehalose transporter Tret1-2 homolog, translated as MEGRSEDVRFVKTFQRLRTYKLPAAKKRYCFERKTREAKEEEDASRCFLNSEKVVRVVGATPDKTAGGTQQEISITSESHEISPRKGIMDGEICRQALIGLVCNLLVIDSGLQEGWSTPTIPKFTTQEDPLRVNNDQIAWIVNLMYVGVGLGSTMPFFLMNRIGRKKTLLLAAVPKIISWILIGIATDRASIFCGRILAGIGCGISYSVLPIYFGEISSKRTRGLLGTMMAVNLNVGVLLICSIGLWISRFTMSMIAVCVPILFLVTFAWLPESSVFLTRRNELSLAEKTLRWALGKDDIDEELEEIQRTLTMEDSSKKLNFLETVKETYKNKENGRAFRIVLILYSALTLTGGAPILAYQSDIFEKANFEVSTNLSIIVTGCTIVVAGIACVLLVRLTGKRTLLFVSAPTCLFSLITLAIFFTLLSAGYDVSKFNWIPSVFIMIYVLGYGLALNPMPLAYLGEIFPFEMKRAAAIFTSLYYAGTTTVVIKYYQVTQDVYGTHVPMWTFTVITMVLWILIYFFVPETEGKTLEEILLELKNEK; from the exons ATGGAAGGAAGATCGGAAGACGTTCGCTTCGTCAAAACCTTTCAAAg ACTACGTACGTACAAATTACCGGCGGCGAAGAAACGGTATTGtttcgaaaggaaaacgagagaagccaaagaggaggaggacgcTTCGCGATGTTTTCTTAATAGCGAAAAAGTGGTCAGGGTCGTCGGGGCGACGCCGGATAAGACGGCAGGAGGGACGCAGCAGGAAATTTCAATAACCAGCGAATCTCACGAGATATCACCGAGAAAGGGAATAATGGACGGCGAGATCTGTCGACAAGCATTGATCGGCCTCGTAT GTAATCTCCTGGTCATCGATAGCGGACTCCAAGAAGGCTGGAGTACTCCGACCATTCCAAAGTTCACCACCCAGGAGGATCCTCTGCGCGTGAATAACGATCAGATCGCCTGGATCGTCAATTTGATGTACGTTGGCGTCGGGCTCGGTTCCACGATGCCGTTTTTTCTGATGAATCGTATCGGCCGTAAGAAAACGTTGCTCCTAGCCGCGGTACCCAAAATCATTAGTTGGATACTGATTGGGATAGCGACCGATCGAGCGAGCATCTTCTGCGGCAGAATACTCGCCGGCATTGGTTGCGGCATTTCCTATTCGGTATTGCCGATCTATTTCGGCGAGATAAGTAGCAAACGTACTCGCGGTCTCCTAGGCACGATGATGGCGGTTAACTTGAACGTTGGAGTGTTACTGATCTGTTCCATCGGCCTCTGGATCTCTCGATTCACGATGTCGATGATAGCCGTGTGCGTGCCGATCTTGTTTCTGGTAACGTTTGCCTGGCTGCCCGAAAGTTCGGTCTTTCTCACGCGACGAAACGAACTCAGCTTGGCGGAGAAGACTTTGCGATGGGCCCTGGGAAAGGACGACATCGACGAGGAACTCGAGGAAATCCAAAGAACGTTGACCATGGAAGATTCCtcgaaaaaattgaatttcctCGAGACCGTCAAAGAGACGTacaagaacaaagaaaacgGTCGAGCCTTCAGGATAGTCTTAATTCTGTACAGTGCTCTGACGCTCACGGGCGGGGCGCCGATATTGGCTTATCAATCGGACATCTTCGAGAAAGCGAACTTCGAGGTATCGACGAATCTCAGCATTATCGTGACCGGTTGTACCATCGTCGTCGCTGGCATCGCTTGCGTCCTCTTAGTTCGCCTCACCGGAAAGAGAACGTTGCTTTTCGTTTCCGCGCCAACCTGTTTGTTCTCTCTGATTACTCTAGCCATCTTCTTCACCCTTCTCTCGGCGGGTTACGACGTCTCCAAGTTCAACTGGATACCCTCGGTATTCATCATGATTTATGTTCTTGGTTATGGATTAGCACTGAATCCAATGCCGCTCGCTTACCTCGGCGAAATCTTCCCgttcgaaatgaaaagagcTGCCGCGATATTTACCTCGCTCTACTACGCTGGAACGACTACGGTGGTAATCAAGTACTATCAG GTCACGCAAGATGTATACGGTACGCACGTACCGATGTGGACTTTTACTGTGATAACTATGGTTTTATGGATTctgatttatttcttcgtgCCCGAGACGGAGGGAAAAACGCTGGAGGAAATACTATTGGAACTGAAGAATGAGAAGTAA